A genomic window from Hippocampus zosterae strain Florida chromosome 13, ASM2543408v3, whole genome shotgun sequence includes:
- the ntan1 gene encoding protein N-terminal asparagine amidohydrolase isoform X3 — translation MPLLIQNIRVERITSTGELFDKYPNLQENAKAFRSQPISNVDPKCLLYVQQREFAATTPADNNVSVIGSDDATTCHLVVLRHTGSGAVCLAHCDGSNTFAEVPLLIKSVTSLSACCNEGSRLELHLVGGFKDDTMTSHELSLKILAFQQLKDDIHLQTCCITEMNDVVVNAVHKPAVYGVGVNVKTGKVFPATFPYKGPAEDLRSARTFTGGQMVDIYDSSRGLVEVGPWKWSPNMEIAFWLSQDDAVILQYMSTSPKAEPPHFVHHIKSTIQFLLKHPNSDRLFPGGQPQLYHRSENGDWERFASQLDS, via the exons ATGCCTTTGCTAATTCAAAACATACGAGTCGAGCGTATAACTTCGACCGGAGAACTCTTCGACAAATATCCAAATTTACAG GAAAATGCGAAAGCCTTTCGTTCTCAGCCGATCAGTAATGTTGACCCCAAGTGTCTCCTGTACGTCCAACAGAGAGAGTTTGCTGCAACGACACCGGCAGATA ATAATGTTTCAGTGATTGGGTCTGACGATGCCACCACCTGCCATTTGGTTGTGTTACGGCATACAG GAAGTGGAGCTGTTTGCCTTGCACACTGTGATGGTTCCAACACTTTTGCTGAAGTCCCCCTTCTTATCAAGTCAGTCACATCGCTGAGTGCCTGCTGTAATGAGGGCAG TAGACTTGAACTGCATCTTGTTGGTGGATTTAAGGATGACACAATGACATCCCATGAACTCAGCCTTAAGATACTGG CTTTCCAGCAACTGAAAGATGATATCCATCTGCAAACATGTTGCATCACAG AAATGAACGATGTAGTCGTCAATGCTGTTCATAAACCTGCAGTTTATGGTGTTG GTGTAAACGTTAAGACAGGCAAAGTGTTCCCTGCTACTTTTCCTTATAAAGGCCCAGCAGAGGACCTGCGGTCAGCACGCACCTTCACAGGGGGACAG ATGGTTGACATTTATGACTCTAGTCGAGGACTTGTAGAAGTCGGCCCTTGGAAGTGGTCACCTAATATGGAAATTGCCTTTTGGTTGTCACAAGACGATGCCGTCATTTTACAG TACATGTCCACATCACCAAAGGCTGAGCCACCGCACTTTGTCCACCACATCAAATCCACCATCCAGTTCCTTCTAAAGCACCCAAACTCTGATCGTCTCTTCCCTGGGGGTCAGCCGCAGCTCTACCACAGGTCTGAAAACGGAGACTGGGAGAGATTTGCCTCTCAACTTGATTCTTGA
- the ntan1 gene encoding protein N-terminal asparagine amidohydrolase isoform X1: MPLLIQNIRVERITSTGELFDKYPNLQENAKAFRSQPISNVDPKCLLYVQQREFAATTPADNNVSVIGSDDATTCHLVVLRHTGSGAVCLAHCDGSNTFAEVPLLIKSVTSLSACCNEGSRLELHLVGGFKDDTMTSHELSLKILAAFQQLKDDIHLQTCCITEMNDVVVNAVHKPAVYGVGVNVKTGKVFPATFPYKGPAEDLRSARTFTGGQMVDIYDSSRGLVEVGPWKWSPNMEIAFWLSQDDAVILQYMSTSPKAEPPHFVHHIKSTIQFLLKHPNSDRLFPGGQPQLYHRSENGDWERFASQLDS; encoded by the exons ATGCCTTTGCTAATTCAAAACATACGAGTCGAGCGTATAACTTCGACCGGAGAACTCTTCGACAAATATCCAAATTTACAG GAAAATGCGAAAGCCTTTCGTTCTCAGCCGATCAGTAATGTTGACCCCAAGTGTCTCCTGTACGTCCAACAGAGAGAGTTTGCTGCAACGACACCGGCAGATA ATAATGTTTCAGTGATTGGGTCTGACGATGCCACCACCTGCCATTTGGTTGTGTTACGGCATACAG GAAGTGGAGCTGTTTGCCTTGCACACTGTGATGGTTCCAACACTTTTGCTGAAGTCCCCCTTCTTATCAAGTCAGTCACATCGCTGAGTGCCTGCTGTAATGAGGGCAG TAGACTTGAACTGCATCTTGTTGGTGGATTTAAGGATGACACAATGACATCCCATGAACTCAGCCTTAAGATACTGG CAGCTTTCCAGCAACTGAAAGATGATATCCATCTGCAAACATGTTGCATCACAG AAATGAACGATGTAGTCGTCAATGCTGTTCATAAACCTGCAGTTTATGGTGTTG GTGTAAACGTTAAGACAGGCAAAGTGTTCCCTGCTACTTTTCCTTATAAAGGCCCAGCAGAGGACCTGCGGTCAGCACGCACCTTCACAGGGGGACAG ATGGTTGACATTTATGACTCTAGTCGAGGACTTGTAGAAGTCGGCCCTTGGAAGTGGTCACCTAATATGGAAATTGCCTTTTGGTTGTCACAAGACGATGCCGTCATTTTACAG TACATGTCCACATCACCAAAGGCTGAGCCACCGCACTTTGTCCACCACATCAAATCCACCATCCAGTTCCTTCTAAAGCACCCAAACTCTGATCGTCTCTTCCCTGGGGGTCAGCCGCAGCTCTACCACAGGTCTGAAAACGGAGACTGGGAGAGATTTGCCTCTCAACTTGATTCTTGA
- the ntan1 gene encoding protein N-terminal asparagine amidohydrolase isoform X4, producing MPLLIQNIRVERITSTGELFDKYPNLQENAKAFRSQPISNVDPKCLLYVQQREFAATTPADNNVSVIGSDDATTCHLVVLRHTGSGAVCLAHCDGSNTFAEVPLLIKSVTSLSACCNEGRLELHLVGGFKDDTMTSHELSLKILAFQQLKDDIHLQTCCITEMNDVVVNAVHKPAVYGVGVNVKTGKVFPATFPYKGPAEDLRSARTFTGGQMVDIYDSSRGLVEVGPWKWSPNMEIAFWLSQDDAVILQYMSTSPKAEPPHFVHHIKSTIQFLLKHPNSDRLFPGGQPQLYHRSENGDWERFASQLDS from the exons ATGCCTTTGCTAATTCAAAACATACGAGTCGAGCGTATAACTTCGACCGGAGAACTCTTCGACAAATATCCAAATTTACAG GAAAATGCGAAAGCCTTTCGTTCTCAGCCGATCAGTAATGTTGACCCCAAGTGTCTCCTGTACGTCCAACAGAGAGAGTTTGCTGCAACGACACCGGCAGATA ATAATGTTTCAGTGATTGGGTCTGACGATGCCACCACCTGCCATTTGGTTGTGTTACGGCATACAG GAAGTGGAGCTGTTTGCCTTGCACACTGTGATGGTTCCAACACTTTTGCTGAAGTCCCCCTTCTTATCAAGTCAGTCACATCGCTGAGTGCCTGCTGTAATGAGGGCAG ACTTGAACTGCATCTTGTTGGTGGATTTAAGGATGACACAATGACATCCCATGAACTCAGCCTTAAGATACTGG CTTTCCAGCAACTGAAAGATGATATCCATCTGCAAACATGTTGCATCACAG AAATGAACGATGTAGTCGTCAATGCTGTTCATAAACCTGCAGTTTATGGTGTTG GTGTAAACGTTAAGACAGGCAAAGTGTTCCCTGCTACTTTTCCTTATAAAGGCCCAGCAGAGGACCTGCGGTCAGCACGCACCTTCACAGGGGGACAG ATGGTTGACATTTATGACTCTAGTCGAGGACTTGTAGAAGTCGGCCCTTGGAAGTGGTCACCTAATATGGAAATTGCCTTTTGGTTGTCACAAGACGATGCCGTCATTTTACAG TACATGTCCACATCACCAAAGGCTGAGCCACCGCACTTTGTCCACCACATCAAATCCACCATCCAGTTCCTTCTAAAGCACCCAAACTCTGATCGTCTCTTCCCTGGGGGTCAGCCGCAGCTCTACCACAGGTCTGAAAACGGAGACTGGGAGAGATTTGCCTCTCAACTTGATTCTTGA
- the ntan1 gene encoding protein N-terminal asparagine amidohydrolase isoform X2: protein MPLLIQNIRVERITSTGELFDKYPNLQENAKAFRSQPISNVDPKCLLYVQQREFAATTPADNNVSVIGSDDATTCHLVVLRHTGSGAVCLAHCDGSNTFAEVPLLIKSVTSLSACCNEGRLELHLVGGFKDDTMTSHELSLKILAAFQQLKDDIHLQTCCITEMNDVVVNAVHKPAVYGVGVNVKTGKVFPATFPYKGPAEDLRSARTFTGGQMVDIYDSSRGLVEVGPWKWSPNMEIAFWLSQDDAVILQYMSTSPKAEPPHFVHHIKSTIQFLLKHPNSDRLFPGGQPQLYHRSENGDWERFASQLDS from the exons ATGCCTTTGCTAATTCAAAACATACGAGTCGAGCGTATAACTTCGACCGGAGAACTCTTCGACAAATATCCAAATTTACAG GAAAATGCGAAAGCCTTTCGTTCTCAGCCGATCAGTAATGTTGACCCCAAGTGTCTCCTGTACGTCCAACAGAGAGAGTTTGCTGCAACGACACCGGCAGATA ATAATGTTTCAGTGATTGGGTCTGACGATGCCACCACCTGCCATTTGGTTGTGTTACGGCATACAG GAAGTGGAGCTGTTTGCCTTGCACACTGTGATGGTTCCAACACTTTTGCTGAAGTCCCCCTTCTTATCAAGTCAGTCACATCGCTGAGTGCCTGCTGTAATGAGGGCAG ACTTGAACTGCATCTTGTTGGTGGATTTAAGGATGACACAATGACATCCCATGAACTCAGCCTTAAGATACTGG CAGCTTTCCAGCAACTGAAAGATGATATCCATCTGCAAACATGTTGCATCACAG AAATGAACGATGTAGTCGTCAATGCTGTTCATAAACCTGCAGTTTATGGTGTTG GTGTAAACGTTAAGACAGGCAAAGTGTTCCCTGCTACTTTTCCTTATAAAGGCCCAGCAGAGGACCTGCGGTCAGCACGCACCTTCACAGGGGGACAG ATGGTTGACATTTATGACTCTAGTCGAGGACTTGTAGAAGTCGGCCCTTGGAAGTGGTCACCTAATATGGAAATTGCCTTTTGGTTGTCACAAGACGATGCCGTCATTTTACAG TACATGTCCACATCACCAAAGGCTGAGCCACCGCACTTTGTCCACCACATCAAATCCACCATCCAGTTCCTTCTAAAGCACCCAAACTCTGATCGTCTCTTCCCTGGGGGTCAGCCGCAGCTCTACCACAGGTCTGAAAACGGAGACTGGGAGAGATTTGCCTCTCAACTTGATTCTTGA
- the LOC127613819 gene encoding mpv17-like protein isoform X2, with protein sequence MMIKAFIKHVRRFPWVTNVTLYGCLFAGGDFVHQWFSQRDKLDWSHTRNVAVVAFSFHGNFNFFWMRFLERKFPGYSAGMVMKKLFLDQTTAAPLATSAFYTGVSFLEGKEDVMEDWRDKFLNTYKTGLMFWPFMQSGDGTAGAALEWMFPSKGDRTEQTDKVKSKAIASKEAALNPSSKQK encoded by the exons ATGATGATAAAGGCGTTTATTAAACATGTCCGTCGGTTCCCCTGGGTCACCAATGTGACATTGTACGGTTGCCTGTTTGCTGGAGGGGACTTTGTTCACCAGTGGTTTTCGCAACGGGACAAATTGGATTGGAGCCATACACGCAATGTCGCCGTAGTCGCGTTCAGTTTCCATGGCAACTTTAATTTCTTCTGGATGCGCTTTCTGGAGCGCAAATTCCCGGGCTATTCCGCCGGGATGGTGATGAAGAAGCTTTTCTTGGATCAGACCACGGCTGCGCCCTTGGCCACCAGTGCATTCTACACAG GTGTCAGTTTCTTAGAGGGCAAGGAGGATGTCATGGAAGACTGGAGGGACAAATTCCTGAACACTTACAAG ACTGGGTTAATGTTCTGGCCCTTCATGCAG AGTGGCGACGGCACCGCCGGTGCTGCCCTCGAGTGGATGTTCCCCTCCAAAGGGGACAGAACAGAACAGACAGACAAAGTGAAAAGTAAGGCAATTGCTTCGAAAGAGGCAGCCCTAAATCCTTCATCCAAacagaagtga
- the LOC127613819 gene encoding mpv17-like protein isoform X1 — protein sequence MMIKAFIKHVRRFPWVTNVTLYGCLFAGGDFVHQWFSQRDKLDWSHTRNVAVVAFSFHGNFNFFWMRFLERKFPGYSAGMVMKKLFLDQTTAAPLATSAFYTGVSFLEGKEDVMEDWRDKFLNTYKTGLMFWPFMQFLNFALVPPYVRTTFSGCCAFIWATFLCFSRQSGDGTAGAALEWMFPSKGDRTEQTDKVKSKAIASKEAALNPSSKQK from the exons ATGATGATAAAGGCGTTTATTAAACATGTCCGTCGGTTCCCCTGGGTCACCAATGTGACATTGTACGGTTGCCTGTTTGCTGGAGGGGACTTTGTTCACCAGTGGTTTTCGCAACGGGACAAATTGGATTGGAGCCATACACGCAATGTCGCCGTAGTCGCGTTCAGTTTCCATGGCAACTTTAATTTCTTCTGGATGCGCTTTCTGGAGCGCAAATTCCCGGGCTATTCCGCCGGGATGGTGATGAAGAAGCTTTTCTTGGATCAGACCACGGCTGCGCCCTTGGCCACCAGTGCATTCTACACAG GTGTCAGTTTCTTAGAGGGCAAGGAGGATGTCATGGAAGACTGGAGGGACAAATTCCTGAACACTTACAAG ACTGGGTTAATGTTCTGGCCCTTCATGCAG TTTCTGAATTTCGCCTTGGTGCCTCCGTACGTGCGAACAACCTTCAGTGGCTGCTGTGCCTTCATTTGGGCCACTTTCTTGTGTTTTTCGCGTCAGAGTGGCGACGGCACCGCCGGTGCTGCCCTCGAGTGGATGTTCCCCTCCAAAGGGGACAGAACAGAACAGACAGACAAAGTGAAAAGTAAGGCAATTGCTTCGAAAGAGGCAGCCCTAAATCCTTCATCCAAacagaagtga